A stretch of Leisingera sp. S132 DNA encodes these proteins:
- a CDS encoding methyl-accepting chemotaxis protein gives MTRLFKFWNNMRLGRKLPLSIAAPTIFLTLASGFFFAWEAGQALKTNREAAYATLLEERKEALENWVAGLRSQTRTLVASKAVETALRDFSNGFYSLGDTPGSYLRAAYGEGNPNPAGERYKLLDAKDKSAWSIRHKMNHTGFVTFLEEQGFLDAYLLDVQGNMVYSVHKDEDFALNYLDGPYKDSGLGLAFRTALEMEQGSVFLSEMAGYAPDGGAAAMFVSSPIYKKDAIMGALVLRVPVDGIAGILSHSALLGETGQAYLVRGDGIALTASEREGGHQVLTKLPELQQITAALSGGESSFSGTPGLAGQPVEAMAAGVGLNDRTWGIVLEVDSAEALAAEKSLVNASMLQAVGVALAVALLSWIAARGIARKVSGLSDSVEHIAAKDYGHPVAGLGTGDEFGNIAGILEGFKTDLQNAQLAEEERAEAQREQDLVVNELRTGLTHLAKGDFSTTIDTPFPEAYKGLRLDFNQTVNTLNATVREVVEATTSIRNGTSEISQASDDLSQRTESQAATLEQTAAALDQMTASVKAAADGARKVEASMNEARDEALASGEVVQNAVTAMNGIEESSRHISQIIGVIDDIAFQTNLLALNAGVEAARAGEAGRGFAVVASEVRALAQRSSDAAMEIKTLISNSGEQVEKGVDLVGKAGEALHSIVSQVSHISGLVSDIATGAAEQSTGIGEINTGVMQLDQVTQQNAAMVEQMTAAGQLLNGDASNLAGLVAQFDVGQETAAPREAASLPEVPSAHGTGWDEIPEVPAPVPVSEGSAALAKWQDF, from the coding sequence TGGAACAACATGCGGCTGGGCCGCAAGCTGCCGCTCTCCATTGCCGCGCCGACAATCTTCCTGACTCTCGCATCGGGCTTCTTCTTTGCCTGGGAAGCCGGGCAGGCGCTCAAAACCAACCGAGAGGCGGCCTATGCCACGCTTCTGGAAGAGCGCAAGGAGGCATTGGAGAACTGGGTTGCCGGGCTGCGGTCCCAGACCAGAACACTGGTGGCCAGCAAAGCAGTTGAAACGGCGCTGCGCGACTTTTCCAACGGGTTCTACTCGCTTGGCGACACGCCCGGCAGCTATCTGCGCGCGGCCTATGGCGAAGGCAACCCGAACCCGGCAGGCGAACGCTACAAGCTGCTGGACGCCAAAGACAAATCGGCATGGTCCATCCGCCACAAGATGAACCACACCGGCTTCGTGACATTCCTCGAAGAGCAGGGATTCCTGGATGCCTACCTTTTGGATGTGCAGGGCAACATGGTCTACTCGGTCCACAAAGACGAAGACTTCGCGCTGAACTACCTGGACGGGCCGTACAAGGACAGCGGGCTGGGTCTGGCGTTCCGCACGGCCCTGGAAATGGAGCAGGGCAGTGTGTTCCTGTCGGAAATGGCCGGATATGCGCCCGATGGCGGGGCGGCCGCGATGTTTGTCTCCTCTCCCATCTACAAGAAAGACGCGATCATGGGGGCGCTGGTGCTGCGCGTGCCGGTGGATGGCATCGCCGGCATCCTCTCCCATTCCGCGCTGCTCGGCGAAACCGGGCAGGCCTATCTGGTGCGCGGCGACGGCATCGCCCTGACCGCATCGGAACGCGAGGGCGGCCACCAGGTTCTGACCAAGCTGCCGGAACTGCAGCAGATCACTGCAGCGCTCAGCGGCGGGGAAAGCAGCTTCTCAGGAACCCCCGGCCTTGCTGGCCAGCCGGTTGAGGCGATGGCTGCGGGCGTCGGACTCAACGACCGAACCTGGGGCATTGTGCTGGAAGTCGACAGCGCCGAGGCCCTGGCGGCCGAGAAAAGCCTGGTCAATGCTTCCATGCTGCAGGCAGTCGGGGTTGCCCTGGCGGTGGCCCTGCTGTCCTGGATCGCGGCCCGCGGCATTGCGCGCAAGGTGTCCGGCCTGTCTGACAGCGTGGAGCACATTGCCGCAAAGGACTATGGCCACCCAGTGGCTGGTCTGGGCACTGGCGACGAATTCGGCAACATCGCCGGTATTCTGGAAGGCTTTAAAACCGATCTGCAAAACGCCCAGCTTGCTGAAGAAGAGCGGGCGGAAGCACAGCGCGAGCAGGATCTTGTTGTGAATGAATTGCGCACCGGCCTGACCCATCTGGCAAAGGGCGACTTTTCGACCACGATCGATACGCCCTTCCCCGAGGCTTACAAGGGCCTGCGCCTCGACTTCAACCAGACGGTCAACACGCTGAACGCCACCGTGCGCGAAGTTGTGGAAGCCACCACCAGCATCCGCAACGGCACGTCGGAAATCAGCCAGGCTTCCGACGATCTGTCGCAGCGCACCGAAAGCCAGGCCGCGACACTGGAACAGACCGCAGCGGCCCTTGATCAGATGACCGCCAGCGTCAAGGCCGCCGCAGATGGCGCCCGCAAAGTCGAAGCTTCCATGAACGAAGCCCGGGACGAAGCACTGGCCAGCGGCGAGGTTGTCCAGAACGCCGTTACCGCAATGAATGGCATTGAGGAGTCCTCCCGCCATATCTCGCAGATCATCGGCGTGATCGACGACATCGCCTTCCAGACCAACCTGCTGGCCTTGAACGCAGGCGTCGAAGCTGCCCGGGCCGGCGAAGCGGGCCGCGGCTTCGCCGTCGTCGCCTCCGAAGTGCGGGCACTTGCGCAGCGTTCGTCAGATGCAGCCATGGAAATCAAAACGCTGATCTCCAATTCCGGCGAACAGGTCGAAAAGGGCGTGGATCTGGTCGGCAAGGCCGGCGAGGCGCTGCACAGCATCGTGTCGCAAGTCTCCCACATCTCCGGTCTGGTCTCGGACATCGCCACAGGCGCGGCAGAGCAGTCGACCGGCATCGGCGAAATCAATACCGGGGTGATGCAGCTGGACCAGGTCACCCAGCAAAACGCCGCCATGGTCGAGCAAATGACCGCAGCGGGCCAATTGCTGAATGGCGACGCCTCCAACCTGGCCGGTCTGGTGGCGCAATTCGATGTTGGGCAGGAAACCGCCGCCCCGCGCGAGGCGGCCTCCCTTCCGGAGGTTCCGTCGGCACATGGAACCGGCTGGGATGAGATCCCCGAGGTGCCGGCCCCCGTGCCAGTCTCAGAGGGATCAGCCGCCTTGGCAAAATGGCAGGACTTCTGA